One Plasmodium vivax chromosome 13, whole genome shotgun sequence genomic region harbors:
- a CDS encoding hypothetical protein, conserved (encoded by transcript PVX_085860A), which translates to MLVSAIAYEGLTDEEKVVLDKIFKNYKEDNHFNDPVTGAVWPDHIKPIDYHYPDKVRRIGGIDLMNKWHYINKPYNPTNVTLNEYHEQFYQKADNALSIMKSIFTSLKSVKKKENHGTFFSYNFNLRYFIHIFGDVHEPLHAINFFNKHFLEGDSGGTQIHVLYHKKVEKLHYLCDCIFHSRTKKWPTSGKKEMLEEVNALMKIYPPEYFKDRLKNDLSDLEYLDFIINDSYSKAVESIYSNFPLDTLNRKTSYVLNNFSVVNIKKMLNEQIVLGGYRLRRYLKIMIENVPEDLVPVHKYIK; encoded by the coding sequence ATGCTCGTAAGCGCCATCGCCTACGAAGGGCTCACCGATGAAGAAAAGGTAGTGCtagacaaaatttttaaaaactacaAAGAAGACAACCATTTCAACGACCCCGTAACTGGAGCAGTATGGCCTGACCACATAAAGCCAATTGATTACCACTACCCTGATAAGGTTAGGCGAATAGGTGGAATCGACCTAATGAACAAATGGCACTACATAAATAAGCCATATAACCCAACGAATGTTACCCTGAATGAGTACCATGAGCAATTTTACCAAAAGGCGGATAACGCGTTAAGTATAATGAAGAGCATATTCACTTCATTAAAAagtgtaaagaaaaaagaaaatcatgggacttttttttcctacaattttaacttaagatattttattcacatttttggagATGTACATGAGCCGCTACACGCTATcaacttttttaataaacatttTCTCGAAGGGGATAGCGGAGGAACTCAAATTCATGTACTGTATCATAAGAAGGTGGAAAAATTGCATTACTTATGTGATTGCATTTTTCATTCGAGGACTAAAAAATGGCCCACCTCtgggaagaaagaaatgcTGGAAGAAGTAAATGCCTTGATGAAGATATACCCCCCTGAGTACTTTAAGGAtagattaaaaaatgatttaagCGATTTAGAATATCTagattttattattaatgatAGTTACAGTAAGGCGGTGGAAAGCATTTATTCTAACTTTCCCCTTGATACTCTTAATAGGAAAACTTCCTACGttttgaacaatttttctgtcgttaatataaagaaaatgctGAATGAGCAGATAGTTCTTGGAGGCTACCGCTTAAGGCGgtacttaaaaattatgattgaAAATGTGCCGGAGGACCTCGTGCCGGTGCATAAGTACATTAAATAG
- a CDS encoding hypothetical protein, conserved (encoded by transcript PVX_085865A; Apicoplast targeted protein. Curated by Stuart Ralph, Walter and Eliza Hall Institute of Medical Research, Australia.): MNILYFPTLSFSLHIFMNALNCCKAHFVASKLSPTNNVLVTNVQASNQFSYEKRIPQVERSLVGFSPYRGIRNKRKCFHYLRIHAIGGEAQFGKKLNSVVPSKRGKFPNVRNLQVRGEKNTQNGDEVNSGTDMRSGNNGLHTNDGAKEKMNGNQECLINPEVIKNIKENQSGDDAGTPSNEAERGNFHLLEHFTSEGDNSLVSNLKPEESKELIDSNYFKKMMDDLNLKEEEIMKLLKRSEKNVSSLINKNLSLEQIEKNAKNEEAQNEELFDTYMNSNSSKVGNFINFKKIGKKYKDVISHVIAIFLSKGKKFTEMAKQIEEDKNEINMCVSLLEENILFNSLSKDVIIEIVKKSVLLGHLNEKFSNDAENFEWSKQVESCIMQSVCNHNFKIKFITYSNNSISVTVVSSKNVHIDSDEYDEIEASIKNALEDYERANGLDIFSSFNILVHFS, encoded by the coding sequence atgaaTATACTATATTTTCCCACCTTGAGTTTCTCcctgcacatttttatgaacgcACTCAACTGTTGCAAAGCGCATTTTGTGGCTAGCAAACTTTCGCCTACCAACAACGTGTTAGTAACGAACGTACAGGCGAGTAACCAGTTCAGTTACGAAAAGAGAATTCCACAAGTTGAGAGAAGCTTGGTAGGATTCTCCCCTTATAGGGGGATTCGAAACAAGAGGAAATGCTTCCACTACCTCAGAATACATGCCatagggggggaagcccaaTTTGGCAAAAAACTCAACTCAGTGGTGccttcaaaaaggggaaaattccCCAACGTGCGCAATTTACAAGttaggggggagaagaacacTCAAAATGGTGATGAGGTGAACAGCGGCACTGACATGAGAAGTGGTAATAATGGTCTTCACACAAACGATGGGGCGAAAGAAAAGATGAATGGTAACCAGGAATGCCTCATCAACCCAgaagtgataaaaaatataaaagaaaaccaaAGTGGAGATGATGCGGGTACCCCGTCCAATGAAGCAGAAAGGGGAAATTTCCATCTGCTGGAACATTTCACATCGGAAGGTGACAATTCCCTAGTTAGCAATTTAAAACCGGAAGAAAGCAAAGAACTTATAGATAGCaattactttaaaaagatGATGGACGATTTGAATttaaaagaggaagaaattatGAAGCTGCttaaaagaagcgaaaagaaTGTTTCCAGCTtgattaacaaaaatttatcTCTGGAGcagattgaaaaaaatgcgaaaaatgaagaggcgcaaaatgaagagctCTTTGATACCTACATGAACAGCAACAGCTCCAAAGTTGGGAACTTTattaactttaaaaaaattgggaaaaaatataaagacgTTATTTCGCATGTtatagccatttttttgagcaaggggaaaaaatttaccgAAATGGCTAAGCAGATAGAGGAAGacaaaaacgaaattaacaTGTGCGTCTCCCTTTTGGAAGAAAATATCCTTTTCAACAGTTTGAGCAAAGATGTCATCATCGAAATTGTTAAGAAGTCCGTTTTACTGGGACACTTGAATGAGAAGTTTTCAAACGACGCAGAGAATTTTGAGTGGAGCAAACAGGTCGAAAGCTGCATCATGCAGTCCGTATGtaatcataattttaaaataaaatttattacatactCGAATAATAGCATTAGTGTGACTGTGGTCAGCTcgaaaaatgtgcatatcgATTCGGATGAGTACGACGAGATTGAGGCTTCCATAAAGAATGCCCTGGAGGACTATGAACGGGCTAATGGCCTCGacattttctcctccttcaacATTCTCGTGCACTTTAGTTGA